Proteins from one Natrinema salinisoli genomic window:
- a CDS encoding site-specific integrase, producing the protein MYIESQRHELRESTIKSKRSRLGMFVDHCRENDIASLTDLDGIDLHEYRIEQAEGIARRTLVSRLSSLRVFLRWAESIGAVEQGFHEKVIVPDVDSRRSSMINSDRAQTILEYLRRYEYASRDHLVIRLFWRTGMRLGALRGLDLDDYFPSGNDETDEPFLQLHHRPDTGTPLKNGKAGERPVGISDETRLLIDDYLENNRVDITDNNGRASLLTTKRGRPGIATFRRTVYRYTRPCAVGEDCPHDRTPSDCEATENTDKASLCPSTVSPHDVRRGAITHLLRNDVPKPIVSDRCDVSPDVLDKHYDQRSDLEKMEQRRNYLDNL; encoded by the coding sequence ATGTATATTGAGTCTCAGCGCCACGAACTGCGAGAATCTACCATCAAAAGTAAGCGATCCCGCTTAGGGATGTTCGTCGACCATTGTAGAGAGAACGACATAGCGTCTCTGACGGATCTTGACGGCATTGATCTGCACGAGTATCGAATTGAACAGGCAGAGGGAATAGCTCGCCGTACGCTCGTCTCTCGGCTTTCTTCACTCCGTGTTTTCCTCAGATGGGCCGAATCAATTGGAGCTGTTGAGCAAGGATTCCACGAGAAGGTAATCGTTCCCGATGTGGACAGCAGACGTTCCAGTATGATCAACTCAGACCGCGCTCAGACGATTTTAGAATACCTGAGACGGTACGAGTATGCCAGTCGGGATCATCTCGTCATACGCTTATTCTGGCGTACTGGGATGCGTCTCGGAGCGTTACGCGGCCTCGATCTTGATGACTACTTTCCCAGTGGAAACGACGAAACGGATGAGCCATTTCTCCAGCTGCATCACCGCCCCGACACAGGCACTCCGTTGAAGAACGGCAAAGCAGGGGAACGGCCAGTTGGGATATCAGATGAAACACGGCTATTGATCGACGACTACCTCGAGAATAACCGAGTTGATATCACAGACAACAACGGACGGGCATCTTTACTAACGACCAAGCGAGGGAGACCAGGAATAGCAACATTCAGACGCACCGTGTACCGATACACGCGGCCCTGTGCAGTCGGTGAAGACTGTCCGCATGATCGTACGCCATCGGACTGCGAAGCAACTGAGAACACCGACAAAGCGTCTCTGTGTCCGTCAACGGTATCACCGCATGACGTCCGACGTGGTGCGATAACCCACCTTCTCCGAAACGATGTGCCGAAACCGATTGTCTCCGATCGATGCGATGTAAGTCCTGATGTGCTTGACAAACACTATGATCAACGATCGGACCTCGAGAAAATGGAACAGCGACGGAACTATCTGGATAACCTCTAA